The Paracoccus liaowanqingii DNA segment CGCACCAAGGGCTGCCTGAGCCGCAAGACCGGTCTGGCCATGGCGTTCAAGCTGATGATGTCGGCACAGAAAAAATGGCGCAAACTCGACGGCCAGAACCGCCTCCCCGAGGTCATCGCAGGGGTTGAGTTCAGGGACGGCATCCGCCAACTTCAAAATGCCGCTTGATCAGGCGTCACCAACTTTTGCGTATATCTCACTACGGATCACTCCGCCCCTGTCGCGGGCATCGGTATTCTCCCTCGTGGTGTGTGCCACTTGCGGATTTCCCTTGGCATCCCACGCCAGGTTCCCTCGTTCCATGTCGACGCCTGTGATGAGATCATGCCGCCTATACACCGGCTGCCGCGTGGCCAGTAAGCAGGTCGCGTCCACGCTTGAGAACGGCGGTGCAAAAATCGGCCACGGTAGCGGCGGGATGATCCTGCTGCGGGCGGCGTAAAAGTCGTCCACCTTTACCCTTTCTGGCGACAGGGAGGGCGGGAGGATTTTCACCGTGGACTTGTATCGTAGAGTGCGATTGGCCTGTGCCGAGGGGATGAGCCAGCGCGAGGCAGCGCGTCATTTCAACATCGCGCGCGACAGCGTAGCCAAGATGATGACGTTCTCGGTTCCGCCCGGATATCGGCGGACGGCCCCTGTGAAGCGGCCGAAGCTGGATGCCTACACCGGGATCATCGACGGCTGGCTGGAGGGCGATCGGGAGGTCCATCGCAAGCAGAGGCATACGGCGAAGCGGGTGTTCGAGCGGCTTCGCGATGAGCACGGGTTCGCCGGCGGCTACACGATCGTGAAGGACTACATGCGGGAGCGCGAACGGCGCGGCCGCGAGATGTTCGTGCCGCTGGCACACCCGCCCGGACATGCCCAGGCCGACTTCGGCGAGGCGGTGGCCATCATCGACAGTGTCGAGCAGAAGGCGCATTTCTTCGTCATGGACCTTCCGCACAGCGATGCCTGTTATGTCAGGGCCTATCCAGCGGCGACCGCGGAAGCCTGGGTTGACGGTCACGTCCAGGCCTTCGCATTCTTCGGCAAGGTGCCTGCATCGGTCCTCTACGACAACGACCGCTGCCTGGTTGCGAAGATCCTGCCGGACGGGGCGCGCCAGCGAGCCACGCTCTTCAACGGGTTCCTGTCGCATTACCTGTTCCGCGACCGCTACGGCCGCCCGGGCAAGGGGAACGACAAAGGTAACGCTGAGGGCTTGGTTGGCTACTCTCGCCGCAACTTCATGGTGCCGATCCCGCAGTTTGCGACCTGGGACGCGTTCAACGC contains these protein-coding regions:
- the istA gene encoding IS21 family transposase is translated as MDLYRRVRLACAEGMSQREAARHFNIARDSVAKMMTFSVPPGYRRTAPVKRPKLDAYTGIIDGWLEGDREVHRKQRHTAKRVFERLRDEHGFAGGYTIVKDYMRERERRGREMFVPLAHPPGHAQADFGEAVAIIDSVEQKAHFFVMDLPHSDACYVRAYPAATAEAWVDGHVQAFAFFGKVPASVLYDNDRCLVAKILPDGARQRATLFNGFLSHYLFRDRYGRPGKGNDKGNAEGLVGYSRRNFMVPIPQFATWDAFNAHLEAQCRRRQGDVLRGQSETIGQRLGRDLAAMSDQPAAPFEACDQATGRVSSQALVRYKTNDYSVPVAYGHRDVWIRGYVAEVVIGCGGEVIARHPRCYDREDMVFDPVHYLPLIERKINALDQAAPLAEWDLPPEFAILRRLMEARMNKVGRREYVQVLRLLETFCLDDLHAAVKKALQLGAVSFDAVKHLVLCQVERRPPKLDLDVYPYLPRANVATTSVASYMSLLSGDVA